TTTTTTGCTTTTTGGGCACGTTCAACGATGATGTCACACAGTCCAACAATCTCTACTTCTTCGTTTAAGTATGTTAGCGCAGGTAAGTGTTTTTGGTTGGCAATGCCTCCACAGCCGATAATTCCAAACTTTAATCGTTTCATCTTTCTTCTCCTTACTTATCCACCATTAATTGTCTATGCCATTATTTTCTTAAGATTCTTAAGACTAATCTCTACGCTTTCAAGAGATGGAAGTGTCGACATATCTACTTCAACAATAATGTATTCAACGCTGTCCATTTGATTAACTTGATTCACAATTGCCTTAATATCCATAGTTCCTGTTCCGATCTCCGTAAAGTTCTCAGGCTTCATAACCGGTAAAACGGTATCCATTGTTATCTCACCTTCAACGTGATCGAGAATATTCACATCTTCTGGTGCTAAGGATTTATTGATATCTTTTTGGTGTACTATCTTACAACGCTCACCAATCTCTTGAAGATACTCCACCGGATTTACCCCACCCCGTTGTGTCCAATAAGTATCCAGCTCAAAATTAACGTATGCTGGTGATGTATTGTTAATCAATATCTCCATAACCGTCTCACCTTCAAACTTTTCAAACTCTTGGAAGTGATTATGATAGTAGAAGTTCAAGCCTGCATCGGCACATTTTTTCCCAATTGCATTCAGCTCTTTGGCATAAGCTACCGTTTGTTCCTTGCTGTTAAAAAATGCCATCGGCATAACGATTCCGCTGCTACCTATCTTTAAGTTGTAGTCAATAAATCCATCAATATCCGAATCACACAAATGACTACAAATAACTTTTAGTCCTAAACGGTCAAGGTGTTTTTTTAGTTCTACAGGATCTGGCAATTCTGCCTCAAATTCCTTACCTGCATTATGATTTGCAAACTCAACGTACTCAAACCCCATCGCTGCAACTTTTTCAAGTGTCCCCATGTAATCCTTTACCAATTCATCTCTTACTGAAAATAACTGCAATCCAATCTTCATCTTCTTCCATCTCCTTTTTGAAATAAGTGTTTGTTCTGATGGTCTTAGTTTAGCACCTACCCCTTAACTTCTTCTATGCAGTACTTGGTCAACTTATTGGTATTTTTTGCTGTTTTAAAAAAAAGCACAAAAAAAGAGCGGTTTTTCCGCTCTTTTATAGTTCTATATTACCACAAAATCGGCTTTTTTTCAAGTCTTGTACTGAATCGCCAACGGTTATATAATATCTTATCACTAGGATGGGAGGTTAATTATGGATAATGATTTATTAGTCATACTATCATCAACTCTTTCTAAAAACGAACGCAATAAGATTGAAATAGTCAATCAAAAAACCCTTGCCTTTGGGCTCCAATTATCTCAGAATGAGATATCAGAACTTATCTTGGCACGAAATGCAAGTCTAAAAAAATATCAAAGGATTGAATTAAATGACGGTATATTGGACAAACTTATTTACACCTTTTGTGACTCTCCTTATATTGACTCAAATAATTATGCTATGACTTTATATGAACTTGAAGATCTTTTTTACGCCTTCAAAAATGAGTGTAATGACCAGATATCTGACGATGAATTATTCACTTTTATGCGGGAACAGTTTGATGAGATTTGCTATGGCGATATAAACTATCTTCGTGATACCTGCCTTACTCGCTTTTCAGAAGCAATACGTAAGGGGTACAAAGACTTTATCAAAAATCAAGGTGAAAATGAAGACGCCAACTTATCACAAGAAACTCGCTGGGATCCAGACCTTTATCAATCGATTTTAAAAGATTTATTTTGGTAGACATTTCTTTGCATATTAGGATTATAAGGGAGAAGAAAAATTAATGAACTATACTCAAGAAGACCTTCTACATTTAATGGGCATCGTAAAAAAACTTGCAAAAAAATATACATCTAATGATAGTAGCTCCATCACTTATACTACCACCAAAATGTTAATGGAAGCGGTTCAATATACCATATCTTTGAGTTTAATGAATGATGATATGAATGTACGTGTTTACAACGAAGCTTTTGATTATGAAAAACTTTACACTATCGGCCAATCAAAATTACAAGAGCTACTGGCAGATACTCTTGAACAATATCAGCAATTCCTAGAAAGCTTTGACGACTTTGGCATTTGCAATTACCGACAAACTGTTGTTGATGGACTTAGCGCCTTTTTTTTGCACTATAACTTTCAATATCGTCCCCACGATCACCTTTTAACATTGGATTATCCTATACTTCATGATGACATTGACCTTAACGGTATTCTCCGAATCAAGCATTATTTACACGGAATCCTTCTTGAAAATAAAGTATTGACACTTTACCCTCGTGAAGATATTATTCAACGAATCGCCAGTTCGACGTCAACAAGGTATACATATTTTATGGATAATATCTGTTATCCCGTTCTTCTGAATATATTAAGTTCCCTTCTGATTCAGAAACCTATCGACACTCTACAAATGACATCAAAAGATATTGACCAGTTAGATCTATATCTCGCCACCTGCACTTATGATCAACTTATAGACCAGTTGACCCTTCATTTAAGCGAAGTATTAAACGCTTTAGACATTACCAAAAGCTTTAATTATTTTAAACCAGTGATTGGGGACTTTGCTATTCGATTGATGCATAGCTATAATCATTCGAATTCATCTGTCGATATCTTTTTCCCCACTCATTTTTCATGATCGTTTTTTTACGCGTAAAAAAGCCCAAAATCCTAATTGCTTGGAATCTTGAAACTTCTGAGAGCGCGAGATGGGATTCGAATGATGCTGATTTCCTATAAGTGCAAAACTTGATTCCAATACATTATGATCAATTCTTTATTGATTGTAGTTATCGCATTCCTTTGAGATTTCAATACTTCTTGCTTTATATTTTCTAGCAAATTTGTATAAACTTAATTAATTGATAATAAATTAAGTTCTTCAACCTCAACAGATAATATTTTGTATTCACCATTTACAAACTGCATTATAAAAGTCGCTTGATGTTCACTTGTTGGATTTTCTTCAATATTATCTGTTAATATACTTGTAAATATTACTATTTCAGCATCAACAATTACTTCACCAATCAATATATCATAATAAAATTCTCCCATAAACGGATAATAGGAATATGTATCACTATTTTCAGAGTAATCTTTAATTTGCGAGTAATCCACTACGGTATTAAACTTGCTTGATATATACTCATTAACTATATTTGCTGGCACCGTAATCATCCCTGTATCGTTATCAAAGTATTGATAAATCTCTGGTCGCATACTCCAACTCATAAAACTGTCAGAAGGCTTAACAATATACATAGCATCAATTATTGAAAGACTGGCAAACCATGACGAATCAATTTCATCATTTGAAATAAGTTGTTCAACAACGCTTACAGGAATAGTATATGTAGCTGTATCTAAATCATAATATTCGTCAAAAAGTATCCAATATTCAAATGTCTTTATAGGATATGTACCGGCACTCATCATGTATTTTAACGCAACTTTATAGTCTGTAACATCTTGCTCATAAAACGATGATTCAAAGTCAAATACTAGAAAATAACTGCGTACAATTTCTGTAAGAATTGCATTGTTTAATTCATGTATATTATCTTTTATTAATCGTTCTGAAACTTCCGTTTCAATATCATCTGCTATATTGATTTCTTTATTTACTTCATCAACAATTAAAGTTAAGAACTCCTCCGGAAAGTAATAGGTACTTCCATTAAAATAATCATATAATCCATCATTTATAGTATAATCTACAATGTCTCCATATGCGATATCACCAAGCAATTTTATCATTGTCCCATTATTAAAAGATATATAATACTTTGGAACCGCTGGAATTTCTTCTTCAAAAGGGACTTCTTCCCAT
This sequence is a window from Vallitaleaceae bacterium 9-2. Protein-coding genes within it:
- a CDS encoding sugar phosphate isomerase/epimerase encodes the protein MKIGLQLFSVRDELVKDYMGTLEKVAAMGFEYVEFANHNAGKEFEAELPDPVELKKHLDRLGLKVICSHLCDSDIDGFIDYNLKIGSSGIVMPMAFFNSKEQTVAYAKELNAIGKKCADAGLNFYYHNHFQEFEKFEGETVMEILINNTSPAYVNFELDTYWTQRGGVNPVEYLQEIGERCKIVHQKDINKSLAPEDVNILDHVEGEITMDTVLPVMKPENFTEIGTGTMDIKAIVNQVNQMDSVEYIIVEVDMSTLPSLESVEISLKNLKKIMA
- a CDS encoding DUF6323 family protein, translated to MDNDLLVILSSTLSKNERNKIEIVNQKTLAFGLQLSQNEISELILARNASLKKYQRIELNDGILDKLIYTFCDSPYIDSNNYAMTLYELEDLFYAFKNECNDQISDDELFTFMREQFDEICYGDINYLRDTCLTRFSEAIRKGYKDFIKNQGENEDANLSQETRWDPDLYQSILKDLFW
- a CDS encoding DUF6179 domain-containing protein → MNYTQEDLLHLMGIVKKLAKKYTSNDSSSITYTTTKMLMEAVQYTISLSLMNDDMNVRVYNEAFDYEKLYTIGQSKLQELLADTLEQYQQFLESFDDFGICNYRQTVVDGLSAFFLHYNFQYRPHDHLLTLDYPILHDDIDLNGILRIKHYLHGILLENKVLTLYPREDIIQRIASSTSTRYTYFMDNICYPVLLNILSSLLIQKPIDTLQMTSKDIDQLDLYLATCTYDQLIDQLTLHLSEVLNALDITKSFNYFKPVIGDFAIRLMHSYNHSNSSVDIFFPTHFS